A single Corticium candelabrum chromosome 12, ooCorCand1.1, whole genome shotgun sequence DNA region contains:
- the LOC134187625 gene encoding uncharacterized protein LOC134187625: MNLLAVSLFDWISLTWIVYTCISTCCVVGKPVGPSAQLREKRSASSDPCRHKFALISGAGVLDTTRSGDTRVVQVVSSRLRKTVATANASKSLITLENLFQQSGTPHKSKHVYHYQTYSGHYLTVDTDGNLQTTASVGESVTILQHRVEGLPNDYTILLCAWSENQRQSYLLYIDGSIRTKKLQIATACQASSNFVKALSNDVILKSVDLVHNEVYHFYRVFVTFHDDVSRHYSCRYLSRELKTVCCVDSCPSD; this comes from the exons ATGAATTTGCTAGCGGTCAGTCTCTTCGATTGGATCTCATTGACATGGATAGTGTACACATGCATTTCAACGTGTTGCGTTGTGGGAAAACCGGTCGGACCGTCTGCGCAGCTGCGAGAAAAAAGG AGTGCAAGCTCTGATCCCTGTAGACACAAGTTTGCGCTCATATCGGGTGCTGGAGTTCTGGATACGACTCGCAGTGGCGACACTAGAGTCGTCCAAGTCGTTTCGTCGCGTCTGAGAAAGACAGTCGCGACGGCAAACGCGTCCAAATCTCTAATTACcttagaaaatctttttcagCAAAGCGGTACGCCACACAAGTCTAAACATGTATATCACTATCAAACATACTCGGGCCACTACCTAACAGTCGATACAGATGGAAATCTACAAACAACG GCATCGGTTGGCGAATCGGTTACAATCTTACAGCACAGAGTTGAAGGTTTACCAAACGATTACACAATATTATTATGCGCTTGGTCCGAAAATCAGAGACAAAGTTATCTTCTCTATATTGACGGTTCTATACGCACAAAGAAACTTCAAATAGCAACGGCTTGTCAGGCGTCGTCAAACTTTGTGAAAGCTCTGAGTAACGACGTCATTCTAAAGAGCGTCGACCTCGTTCACAATGAAGTCTACCATTTCTATAGGGTTTTTGTCACATTTCACGATGACGTCAGCAGACACTATTCCTGTCGTTATTTGAGTCGAGAGCTGAAGACGGTTTGCTGTGTTGACAGTTGTCCGAGCGATTAG
- the LOC134187627 gene encoding fucolectin-like yields MRRYALFLACCVVNSALAWLEPNNKVINLALRKPAKQSSNFNSAAVAKKAVDGNNDGRWRSGSVTHTKRDYQAFWEVDLIFESEISSIIIFNRIDCCRDRLTHFYIKFYDYTHSLVKTLFHGSTAQNVYKFGLVPSIVARYVRVQIKSRNYLSLAEVQVYGKAVKRHRNVAIGKPASQSSTYRHSANPIASKAVDGNTNGVFIARTTTHTNRDNKAWWKVDLQQQYAITAVILYNRIDCCKDRLQYFDVTLFDGKGNVNCASN; encoded by the exons ATGAGACGTTACGCGTTATTTCTGGCTTGCTGTGTTGTCAACAGTGCTTTGGCTTGGCTAG AACCTAATAATAAAGTTATCAACTTGGCTTTGAGGAAGCCTGCAAAACAAAGCAGTAATTTCAATTCTGCCGCTGTTGCTAAGAAGGCGGTGGATGGTAACAATGATGGACGTTGGAGATCTGGTTCTGTGACTCACACAAAAAGAGATTATCAAGCTTTCTGGGAAGTTGATTTGATTTTCGAATCGGAAATTTCGAGTATCATCATTTTCAACAGAATCGATTGCTGCAGGGATCGTCTGACACATTTTTACATCAAGTTTTATGACTATACACACAGTCTTGTCAAAACATTGTTTCATGGATCTACAGCACAAAATGTGTATAAATTTGGCTTAGTCCCTTCTATTGTGGCTCGCTATGTTCGAGTACAGATTAAGTCTCGAAACTACTTGTCTTTGGCTGAGGTTCAAGTCTATGGCAAAGCTGTTAAAC GACACAGAAACGTCGCCATTGGAAAGCCTGCTAGTCAAAGTTCTACGTACCGTCATTCTGCAAACCCCATTGCCTCCAAAGCTGTCGATGGCAATACAAACGGCGTCTTTATCGCCAGGACTACAACACACACGAATAGAGACAACAAGGCTTGGTGGAAGGTGGATTTGCAACAGCAATATGCAATAACAGCGGTTATTTTGTATAATCGGATCGACTGCTGCAAAGACAGGCTGCAATACTTTGATGTCACATTGTTTGATGGAAAGGGGAACGTG AATTGTGCCTCCAATTAA
- the LOC134187985 gene encoding uncharacterized protein LOC134187985, whose amino-acid sequence MVQLRNRNFLQLAEVQVFSEFNNKLINLALRKPAKQSSNFNSAAVAKLAVDGNKDGRWKSGSVTHTRNDYQAFWEVDLISESEISTINIFNRIDCCGNRLTNFYINFYDYTHSLVKTLVHGSTTQRLYSFSLVPSVVAQYVRVQLKSRNYLSLAEVQVYGKVVKRHRNVAIGKPASQSSTYRHSANPIASKAVDGNTNGVFTARTTTHTNRDNKAWWKVDLRQEYAITAVVLYNRIDCCKDRLQYFDVILSDGKGNVAKKIPHEKGVKDTFPFKIEPPINAQYVMVQLRNANYLQLAEVQVFSAA is encoded by the exons ATGGTCCAACTCAGAAATAGAAACTTCTTGCAGCTTGCTGAAGTACAAGTCTTTTCTG AATTTAATAACAAACTTATCAACTTGGCTTTAAGGAAGCCTGCAAAACAAAGCAGTAATTTCAATTCTGCCGCTGTTGCTAAATTGGCTGTGGATGGTAACAAGGATGGACGTTGGAAATCTGGTTCTGTGACTCACACAAGAAACGATTATCAGGCTTTCTGGGAAGTTGATTTGATTTCCGAATCGGAAATTTCGACTATCAACATTTTCAACAGAATCGATTGCTGCGGGAATCGGCTTACAAATTTTTACATCAACTTTTATGACTATACACACAGTCTTGTCAAAACATTGGTTCATGGATCTACAACACAACGTCTGTATTCATTTAGCTTAGTCCCTTCTGTTGTGGCTCAGTATGTTCGAGTACAGCTTAAGTCTCGAAACTACTTGTCTTTGGCTGAGGTTCAAGTCTATGGCAAAGTTGTAAAAC GACACAGAAACGTCGCCATTGGAAAGCCTGCTAGTCAAAGTTCTACGTACCGTCATTCTGCAAACCCCATTGCCTCCAAAGCTGTCGATGGCAATACAAACGGCGTCTTCACCGCTAGGACTACAACACACACGAATAGAGACAACAAGGCGTGGTGGAAGGTGGATTTGCGGCAGGAATATGCAATCACAGCGGTCGTTTTGTATAATCGGATCGACTGCTGCAAAGACAGGCTGCAATACTTTGATGTCATATTGTCTGATGGAAAGGGGAATGTAGCCAAGAAAATACCACACGAAAAAGGAGTGAAAGATACGTTTCCTTTTAAAATTGAGCCTCCAATTAATGCTCAGTATGTTATGGTCCAACTCAGGAATGCAAACTACTTGCAGCTGGCTGAAGTACAAGTCTTTTCTG CTGCGTAG